The following coding sequences lie in one Arachis hypogaea cultivar Tifrunner chromosome 4, arahy.Tifrunner.gnm2.J5K5, whole genome shotgun sequence genomic window:
- the LOC112796321 gene encoding uncharacterized protein, translating into MEGGDEGVEMVAETKDLQQQTKAFDKLTDRVEDRQLDSTRVQEAMASIAASAQADWNAMRLREKELAAVKINAADVDIIANELELDKKVAERTLREHKGDAVAAIRHLLQ; encoded by the exons atggagGGTGGAGACGAAGGAGTGGAGATGGTAGCGGAGACGAAGGATCTTCAGCAGCAGACTaaggccttcgacaagctcaccGACCGCGTCGAAGATCGCCAGCTCGATTCCACTCGCGTCCAAGAGGCCATGGCCTCCATTGCTGCCTCTGCTCAAGCTGACTGGAACGCCATGCGTTTAAG GGAGAAAGAATTAGCAGCTGTTAAGATAAATGCAGCTGATGTTGATATAATTGCAAATGAACTGGAG TTGGATAAAAAGGTAGCAGAAAGAACTTTGCGCGAGCATAAAGGTGATGCAGTTGCTGCCATTCGTCACTTGCTTCAGTAG
- the LOC112796323 gene encoding uncharacterized protein isoform X1, producing MGTSEAKEEELVKKIEKLEAGHVQLKHEMSKLKLSERRHHYRHRSHSLSPQRSRLGGCGGGGSAAAGCNNKGSSSSPLKRESRSSNNHNHNHNQNQNQNEDGDGDCDGDGDVVGVNVGLSEKQYMNILQSMGHSLHILDLQCRIIYWNPSAENLYGYAAVEALGKDGIELLVDPIDFGLAYDVFNHVTVGESWSGQFPAKNKMGEKFSVVATNTPFYDDDRKLIGVICVSIDSRPFLETRATLSDVKNAAPGSDLDYNHAKSGISNKLGLDSQQPLQVALASKISNLASKVSNKVKSRMRTGENGVDRYGWSGESHHSDQSFSDCVFSDQKEDGNSSGASTPRGDVPPPFSVFCHVEEKSPAKSLRDSGDDGEGKPIHKIITSKAEAWIQKRTLSWPWRGNGQAGSEARNVPVARPLVQNDQEHELVNQMNLSSESKMEVQAGNRPVNNEASGSWSSVNVNSTSSTSSCGSGSSGAVNNKVDIDTDCLDYEILWEDLTIGEQIGQGSCGTVYHALWYGSDVAVKVFLKQEYSEDVILSFRQEVSVLKRLRHPNIILFMGAVTSPQRLCIVTEFLPRGSLFRLLQRNTSKLDWRRRVHMALDIARGVNYLHRCSPPIVHRDLKSSNLLVDKNWTVKVGDFGLSRLKHETYLTTKTGKGTPQWMAPEVLRNEPSDEKSDVYSFGVILWELATEKIPWDTLNAMQVIGAVGFMNHRLEIPADVDPQWASIMESCWHSDPAQRPTFQELVERLREMQRRHAIQLQAARSASGGSNQKES from the exons atggGAACTTCAGAAGCAAAAGAAGAAGAGCTTGTGAAGAAGATAGAGAAGCTTGAAGCTGGCCATGTTCAGCTGAAGCATGAGATGTCGAAGCTGAAGCTATCTGAACGCCGCCATCATTACCGCCACAGGTCGCACTCCTTGTCGCCGCAGCGTTCGAGGCTTGGCGGTTGTGGCGGTGGCGGGAGTGCTGCTGCTGGTTGTAACAACAAAGGGTCTTCTTCTTCACCCTTGAAGAGGGAGAGTCGCAGCagcaataatcataatcataatcacaatcAGAACCAGAATCAGAATGAAGATGGTGATGGTGAttgtgatggtgatggtgatgttgTTGGTGTGAATGTTGGCCTTAGTGAGAAGCAGTATATGAACATTTTGCAGTCAATGGGGCACTCGCTTCATATTCTGGATCTTCAATGCCGGATTATATATTG GAATCCTAGTGCCGAAAATCTGTATGGTTATGCAGCAGTAGAGGCTCTTGGGAAAGATGGGATTGAGCTGCTTGTAGACCCTATTGATTTCGGCTTAGCATATGATGTTTTCAACCATGTCACTGTGGGGGAGAGTTGGAGCGGTCAGTTCCCTGCCAAGAACAAGATGGGGGAGAAATTTTCAGTTGTGGCAACCAACACACCATTCTATGATGACGATAGGAAGTTGATTGGGGTTATCTGTGTGTCCATTGATTCTAGACCCTTTCTTGAAACTCGAGCTACTTTATCAGATGTGAAGAATGCTGCACCAGGTTCAGACTTGGATTATAACCACGCGAAGAGTGGCATTTCAAATAAACTTGGCCTTGACTCTCAGCAGCCACTTCAAGTTGCTCTAGCATCCAAAATTTCTAATTTG GCATCAAAGGTGAGTAATAAAGTTAAGTCAAGAATGCGGACAGGAGAAAATGGTGTTGACCGTTATGGTTGGAGCGGAGAAAGTCATCATTCTGATCAGAGTTTTTCGGATTGTGTTTTTTCTGACCAGAAAGAGGATGGTAATTCCAGTGGAGCTAGCACTCCCAGAGGTGATGTACCACCTCCATTCAGTGTATTTTGTCATGTTGAAGAGAAATCACCAGCTAAATCTTTGAGAGACTCTGGTGATGATGGCGAAGGAAAACCAATTCACAAGATCATAACTTCTAAAGCTGAAGCATGGATTCAAAAGAGAACATTGTCATGGCCATGGAGAGGAAATGGTCAAGCTGGATCCGAGGCAAGAAATGTTCCTGTTGCTAGGCCACTGGTACAGAATGATCAAGAACATGAGCTGGTTAATCAGATGAATCTTTCTTCCGAGTCCAAGATGGAAGTCCAGGCAGGTAATCGGCCTGTTAATAATGAGGCTTCAGGATCGTGGTCCTCAGTTAACGTTAACAGTACTAGCAGTACCAGCAGCTGCGGCAGTGGCAGCAGTGGTGCTGTCAATAATAAAGTGGATATTGATACCGATTGCTTGGATTATGAAATCTTGTGGGAGGACCTCACAATTGGAGAACAAATTGGGCAAG GTTCTTGTGGAACTGTATATCATGCCCTGTGGTATGGATCA GATGTTGCGGTCAAAGTATTCTTAAAGCAAGAATATTCAGAGGATGTGATACTATCCTTCAGACAAGAG GTGTCTGTCTTGAAAAGACTTCGCCATCCAAATATTATTCTCTTCATGGGGGCAGTGACTTCACCTCAACGTCTCTGCATTGTGACAGAGTTTCTCCCACG TGGAAGCTTGTTTCGTTTGCTCCAAAGAAATACATCCAAACTTGACTGGAGACGGCGAGTTCATATGGCTTTAGATATC GCACGTGGTGTGAATTATCTTCATCGTTGCAGCCCCCCTATTGTTCATCGAGATTTGAAGTCTTCAAATCTCCTAGTTGACAAGAATTGGACTGTGAAG GTTGGTGATTTTGGTCTTTCACGCCTTAAGCATGAAACATATCTCACAACCAAAACAGGAAAGGGCACG CCTCAATGGATGGCACCAGAAGTTCTTCGAAATGAACCCTCGGATGAGAA GTCCGATGTGTACAGCTTTGGGGTGATATTGTGGGAACTTGCAACTGAAAAGATCCCGTGGGATACTCTCAATGCAATGCAG GTTATTGGGGCTGTAGGGTTTATGAACCATCGGTTAGAAATTCCGGCAGATGTTGATCCGCAGTGGGCTTCTATAATGGAGAGCTGCTGGCATAG CGATCCGGCTCAGCGACCAACATTCCAGGAACTTGTGGAAAGGCTCAGAGAAATGCAGAGACGACATGCCATTCAGCTCCAGGCGGCTCGTTCTGCCAGCGGTGGAAGCAATCAGAAGGAATCTTAA
- the LOC112796323 gene encoding uncharacterized protein isoform X2, which translates to MGTSEAKEEELVKKIEKLEAGHVQLKHEMSKLKLSERRHHYRHRSHSLSPQRSRLGGCGGGGSAAAGCNNKGSSSSPLKRESRSSNNHNHNHNQNQNQNEDGDGDCDGDGDVVGVNVGLSEKQYMNILQSMGHSLHILDLQCRIIYWNPSAENLYGYAAVEALGKDGIELLVDPIDFGLAYDVFNHVTVGESWSGQFPAKNKMGEKFSVVATNTPFYDDDRKLIGVICVSIDSRPFLETRATLSDVKNAAPGSDLDYNHAKSGISNKLGLDSQQPLQVALASKISNLKEDGNSSGASTPRGDVPPPFSVFCHVEEKSPAKSLRDSGDDGEGKPIHKIITSKAEAWIQKRTLSWPWRGNGQAGSEARNVPVARPLVQNDQEHELVNQMNLSSESKMEVQAGNRPVNNEASGSWSSVNVNSTSSTSSCGSGSSGAVNNKVDIDTDCLDYEILWEDLTIGEQIGQGSCGTVYHALWYGSDVAVKVFLKQEYSEDVILSFRQEVSVLKRLRHPNIILFMGAVTSPQRLCIVTEFLPRGSLFRLLQRNTSKLDWRRRVHMALDIARGVNYLHRCSPPIVHRDLKSSNLLVDKNWTVKVGDFGLSRLKHETYLTTKTGKGTPQWMAPEVLRNEPSDEKSDVYSFGVILWELATEKIPWDTLNAMQVIGAVGFMNHRLEIPADVDPQWASIMESCWHSDPAQRPTFQELVERLREMQRRHAIQLQAARSASGGSNQKES; encoded by the exons atggGAACTTCAGAAGCAAAAGAAGAAGAGCTTGTGAAGAAGATAGAGAAGCTTGAAGCTGGCCATGTTCAGCTGAAGCATGAGATGTCGAAGCTGAAGCTATCTGAACGCCGCCATCATTACCGCCACAGGTCGCACTCCTTGTCGCCGCAGCGTTCGAGGCTTGGCGGTTGTGGCGGTGGCGGGAGTGCTGCTGCTGGTTGTAACAACAAAGGGTCTTCTTCTTCACCCTTGAAGAGGGAGAGTCGCAGCagcaataatcataatcataatcacaatcAGAACCAGAATCAGAATGAAGATGGTGATGGTGAttgtgatggtgatggtgatgttgTTGGTGTGAATGTTGGCCTTAGTGAGAAGCAGTATATGAACATTTTGCAGTCAATGGGGCACTCGCTTCATATTCTGGATCTTCAATGCCGGATTATATATTG GAATCCTAGTGCCGAAAATCTGTATGGTTATGCAGCAGTAGAGGCTCTTGGGAAAGATGGGATTGAGCTGCTTGTAGACCCTATTGATTTCGGCTTAGCATATGATGTTTTCAACCATGTCACTGTGGGGGAGAGTTGGAGCGGTCAGTTCCCTGCCAAGAACAAGATGGGGGAGAAATTTTCAGTTGTGGCAACCAACACACCATTCTATGATGACGATAGGAAGTTGATTGGGGTTATCTGTGTGTCCATTGATTCTAGACCCTTTCTTGAAACTCGAGCTACTTTATCAGATGTGAAGAATGCTGCACCAGGTTCAGACTTGGATTATAACCACGCGAAGAGTGGCATTTCAAATAAACTTGGCCTTGACTCTCAGCAGCCACTTCAAGTTGCTCTAGCATCCAAAATTTCTAATTTG AAAGAGGATGGTAATTCCAGTGGAGCTAGCACTCCCAGAGGTGATGTACCACCTCCATTCAGTGTATTTTGTCATGTTGAAGAGAAATCACCAGCTAAATCTTTGAGAGACTCTGGTGATGATGGCGAAGGAAAACCAATTCACAAGATCATAACTTCTAAAGCTGAAGCATGGATTCAAAAGAGAACATTGTCATGGCCATGGAGAGGAAATGGTCAAGCTGGATCCGAGGCAAGAAATGTTCCTGTTGCTAGGCCACTGGTACAGAATGATCAAGAACATGAGCTGGTTAATCAGATGAATCTTTCTTCCGAGTCCAAGATGGAAGTCCAGGCAGGTAATCGGCCTGTTAATAATGAGGCTTCAGGATCGTGGTCCTCAGTTAACGTTAACAGTACTAGCAGTACCAGCAGCTGCGGCAGTGGCAGCAGTGGTGCTGTCAATAATAAAGTGGATATTGATACCGATTGCTTGGATTATGAAATCTTGTGGGAGGACCTCACAATTGGAGAACAAATTGGGCAAG GTTCTTGTGGAACTGTATATCATGCCCTGTGGTATGGATCA GATGTTGCGGTCAAAGTATTCTTAAAGCAAGAATATTCAGAGGATGTGATACTATCCTTCAGACAAGAG GTGTCTGTCTTGAAAAGACTTCGCCATCCAAATATTATTCTCTTCATGGGGGCAGTGACTTCACCTCAACGTCTCTGCATTGTGACAGAGTTTCTCCCACG TGGAAGCTTGTTTCGTTTGCTCCAAAGAAATACATCCAAACTTGACTGGAGACGGCGAGTTCATATGGCTTTAGATATC GCACGTGGTGTGAATTATCTTCATCGTTGCAGCCCCCCTATTGTTCATCGAGATTTGAAGTCTTCAAATCTCCTAGTTGACAAGAATTGGACTGTGAAG GTTGGTGATTTTGGTCTTTCACGCCTTAAGCATGAAACATATCTCACAACCAAAACAGGAAAGGGCACG CCTCAATGGATGGCACCAGAAGTTCTTCGAAATGAACCCTCGGATGAGAA GTCCGATGTGTACAGCTTTGGGGTGATATTGTGGGAACTTGCAACTGAAAAGATCCCGTGGGATACTCTCAATGCAATGCAG GTTATTGGGGCTGTAGGGTTTATGAACCATCGGTTAGAAATTCCGGCAGATGTTGATCCGCAGTGGGCTTCTATAATGGAGAGCTGCTGGCATAG CGATCCGGCTCAGCGACCAACATTCCAGGAACTTGTGGAAAGGCTCAGAGAAATGCAGAGACGACATGCCATTCAGCTCCAGGCGGCTCGTTCTGCCAGCGGTGGAAGCAATCAGAAGGAATCTTAA